The Molothrus aeneus isolate 106 chromosome 23, BPBGC_Maene_1.0, whole genome shotgun sequence nucleotide sequence agataaaactgGCTATATAAATGTCAGGCTTTATTTGAGCTCCCACTGCAGTACATTACTCGTGTACTTCAAatgaatagaaaaaaacaaaacaagagaaCAAAATAAGAAGATTGCTGAAGAAAGATCTTGGGGTTAGGACTCCACTTTGGCAAGGGGTATATTGTCCACTTCGTGGATGCCCTCCTTGTCAATGAACCGGGCGTTGAAGGAGGTCAGGTTGAGGATGAAGCGTTTCTGGAGCTGTTcagcaaaggcaaaaagaagaaatgagatTCACTCAAAGcttaaataaaagagaagagTATATTTTCAATTTCCACCCTGGTTCTAGTGACCTGAAATACTAGGAACTAGAGTGGGTTTTTTCACTGCTCAGGAGTGAATTAGTGGGAGTTTGTTGTAAGATGGTGCCATTAGACAAACCCTGGGTAGAGATGTAAAATAGCCAGGCCTCTTAACAAGAAAGACATTTAAACAGGAAAACTAGAGTGGGCTaaaattttggacacaaagtgtACATATCACAAAGATACTTCAAACAGGATCTCTTTGGAGCACTTCTTCTTGATTCAAATCTACATTCAAATCAATCTCCTAAAGACAAGGATAAAGACTATTTTCCTACAATAAAAGCCTTGGTGTCTGAAATATCTGGAGTCTAATGTTGACACTAAAACTGGTCATGAACTTTAAGGTCAAGGCTTTACCTCAGGTATCACTTCACAAGTTGGAAAAGAATTAGTATATGCTTCTAAGAGTTCTTAAGTGTAACACAAGTGACAAGCATGCTGCAGTACATTCAGAAGAAACATAAGAGGAAAAAGTCTGGATCAATATTATGCTAAGCACGCAAAAAGCTCAAGTTTACGTTCTGGAGGACGTGAACCGTGCAAAGGCAATGCAAGTGCCTGTAAATCCTTTTCCTCAGTAGCTGTTCCACATCTGGCCAGTGCCTTTATTACCCTTCTGGCAAAGGCAGCAAGAAATGCGACAAGAGGAACAGGAAAGTATCAGCGAATGAATGCAAACAAACATTCCTTTCTCAGGAGCATCAGGGCCTGAGTTCGGCAACTCACCTCCTCTAGACATTTCTTTAAGAGCTCCACAGCTTCCTCACGTGTGATATCTGAAAGGGAAAACATCCACAGATTGATTTCATTAGAGGCCATCTCTCTCCACAGAAacttttattaaatttaaacaaCTTTTCAGCTGAGCACCAAAacctctccttcccagctcacAGAAAACACTTTCCAGATGTCCTGAGGACGCCCTGCACCACAGTGCTCACGCCCCAACAAGCCATTGAGAATCGATTTGTTACAGGGAATGGGAAGCATGACGGAATTCTGCCTCCCATGGCCAGGGCCTGGCTCAGAGAAGCACAGCCACCTCCCTCTCCTGCAGTTTATTGCAGCTCTAaatcagctccagctgccccagccgGCTGCGAGTCCGGGGCAGGAGGTGGAGATGGGTTTAGTGGATGTTCCTGCTGGGTATGAGCTCAATAAAGGACAAGGCACGTGTGGGATGCTCCTGCTATTCTCACACTTCAGGATAAAATCCAGCACTCTATAGGGGTGACAAGCCATGACAATGAAGttcattattttcctctgtTCCACAAGGAATGGTGAAAATGGAACAATAGATTGTTGAGGGACATGACTAGAAAACAAACAGGGTTGGTGGGTCTAAAACTTCTTTCTAGGCTTTGTTCCAGACCTACATCCACTGCTCAGGCAAGTTAAATGAAAATGATCAGTTTATAGCTACATTTTTTGAAGGAGGTAGATGAAAGGATTTCTAATCTCAGAGCAGAGATAATAACTTAAACTCAGCTTTGCACACAGGAGTCAAATAGTTTGTAGCTAAAGCCAAAGATGTCAGATTAACAATATTCTGTGTATTGCACATTTCCATATCTGCACAGTGGGGATGGGGCCATGTATCTTGGCACTGGATTATGATGCTAAAACTAAAAGTTTAGACAGGTACAAACATGTGCAAGAGTTATGATGAGCAGCTGCCAAGTGCACAGAACTGTGAATCAGTCTAAAACCTCTCTgttgcccacagaagctgtggctgccccatcacTTCTCAGTgtccatggccaggctggacagggcttggagcagcctgggacagtggaaggtgtcattgcccatggcaggaggtgaaatgagatgagctttaaggttccttccagcccaaaccattccatactCTGTGATTCATCACCACCACTTCAGAGTGCTGGAGATGATCTTGCTAGGAATATCTTTTCAtttgaatgtttttaatttatcaCACATGAAGCCAATCCAAGATATGGAGCAACAGCATCTGGGACTGACCTCTGAATATTGATACTCTGGGAAAATGTACATGTCAGAGCCAACAGACAAGCAAGAAGATAGAGCTGTCAAACTTATTTATTAAAAGCAGACTACCAGCTGCCAATTATCCAGGAAAGTCTAATCATATTTTAGAATAACTGAAATGTCCTTTAATCCCAGTCTGTTATgctgcaaacaggaaaaaaaattaaggagtTGACTAGTTTTCTGTTACCATGCTAGCAAAACCAAAGGCAACCTTTCGAGCTCCATTTATCTAAGAAAAAGTCAAGTTCCAATCTGTTGCACCACAGCAATGCCACCTGATTCAGCAAATGTCAGTCTCACTGGTTAATAAATTCAAGGCCTGAATTGAAGCAGGAGAATTTTCCTGTCCAGTGGCTCCACTCACCTGGCTTGTAATAGCGGTCAAGGATGCTGAGGGTAAGGAATGCTCCATATCCATGTGCTGCAAAAGGAGCCTTGGCCAGAGCTGCCAGGTAATCCATGTAGTACAGGGCAGGGCCCTCGTGGTCATCATAGCCAGCCAGGAGAAGGTTCACATGGTAAGGGGTCTGCCAAGAGAAACGATGTTTTTGTTAGAGCACTCACAGCACATCTCTGAATCCTGACTCTCTGTGCaccagggaacagcagcagagctgattaGCCAATTCCTCATCATAAAATGCTACATCAATCCTGTCTGCAGCACATTCTCAAGCTAAAAGTGATCAGGTCTTCTAGTAACATGGACTGcacaagcaaataaaaacatagAACTCTTATTCTCTTGAAAACCAGTgtgtttgaggggtttttacAGCTTTCACAACACActcaaactttaaaaaacttGAATGAAGTTTCCACACCAGATTCTTTCATCTCAACATAAAAATTGTGGATTTTTACTGCTGACACGTGAGCACAAGGTGAACATTTTGCAGTTTGTAAGAAGTCTTTGTTCATTTAacctgccctgtgctctcctcCCACTCCCCCTCGCAGTGAGCAGAGCCCGTCTCAGCACGTGTGAAAGCTCTCACACAGTGCAGTTACACACAGTGTCCTGTGCACTGGCAATTTGGTTTTTATGGCATGTACCAAGTTTAATCTTTAATATTTGGCAGTTTACTCCACGTTCTGGGTTTAGAGTTCCACCATCATGAATAAATCAGACATCTCTTCTCCTACATCTCCTTCCAAGATCTGTACTTTGTAAAACCATGAAACACACGTGCACTGTATTATGTTTAAACACAGGATCAGAAAAAATTTGGGCAttgtatgtatttttaaaagcagcttttatATACTTCCAGTATTTCCATATCTACACAATGTTTCTTATTAAATTAATTGTCCTAACAGGATATCTCCAAACTGCTGGAAAACCTGGAtcaacaaagcaacaaaacaagaaaaaaaaattatgatgcAACTACCAGATTAAAAGAGCAAACAAAATTTCACCCTAAAGCCAAAACATTAACTGCATCATAGGAAAAGTTCATTTTGATACTCAATACAGTAAAtttccacacacacaaaaaaaaaatcccatgccACTATATTTTTACTTTCAGTCAGTatgaaagaataaagcaggCTACAGTTATATATAAAACATCACTTTAAATTGTGTGATTTAATCTTCAAAGCATCCAAGAATATTTGGAAAGAAGTTACCATGCAGCTGTATTGGTTTAATTAGGCTGTATTTcatcatttatttattctgaaacATCACACAAGTTGATATTTAAGAGCCATGACACAAGATCACTCAAATTATTGTGTGACTTGGAATTACCAACATTGGCATATGCGAGATACTCAACCATAAATAAATGGTGTTATACAGACTTAAACCCATCTGTAAactgattttcagttttaagtTCTCCTGCTAATGGTCTCTGAGACTTCTTAAAACTCAAATGTAAATAATTATCCCCCATGCCTTATTACTCTAGAAAGGCAGGATTTAAACATTAGCAAATATACATAATCTATTTACTACTTCCATGATTATAAATGAAATTTGCAGTGTAACACCTCAAGGCTGGGACTGGAATTTCTTGTACATCCCAATCCTTTTGTCCATTCCTTCCTTGACTTCTCCAACTCGGTCCATGCCAACAATTCTCAACTCTTGACAAGGCTGGTGTAGTTAAAAGGCCATCAAATGAGTGATGACTAACACTCCAGGACATTATTTTTACCCCAAACTTCCCTTCCTACAGAAGCACCATTTCTCATCTCAAGTAGTTTTGCACTTGGTGCTGTTTGATTTAAAATAACGACAGCAATTAGGAGATGTGTGAAATTGTTCAGAATTTACAGCTGAAGAGCACAATTGTGCCAAACAGCCCAAGCCCAGCTCGTGGTGACACAGCCCTGTGACATCTGGCGGAAGGCAAAGTCACAGCGAGGGGGGaaaggtgggagcagggaaagccTCCTGCCAAGTGTGGACATGGGGAGagggagctgagagctgccttTGGAATCCAGCCAGACCCTGTCACCTATAATTAAACAGCATCACAATCAGAGACTGAACTTCATCACCtttggagggcagggagctttttttcctacttccccccccacacacacaacCTCAGCAGTGAGATCAATGTACCAAACACTTTTGCACCAAACTTTTCTCCACCAAACTTTTTACTTCTCAACTATTATTTTCCTACTCCTAACAGGAGGCACTGGCATGTtttaccttttaatttttattttcatgatcCACATGATTACATTAGTAGCCTCCAGGAATCCCTTATGCAGTTTCAAGCACCAGTGTTAATCCTTCTGGTACATTATGatgaaaatgtaaca carries:
- the PSMB2 gene encoding proteasome subunit beta type-2 translates to MEYLIGIQGPDYVLVAADTVAATSIIQMKHDHDKMFKMSEKILLLCVGEPGDTVQFAEYIQKNVQLYKMRNGYELSPTAAANFTRRNLADYLRSRTPYHVNLLLAGYDDHEGPALYYMDYLAALAKAPFAAHGYGAFLTLSILDRYYKPDITREEAVELLKKCLEELQKRFILNLTSFNARFIDKEGIHEVDNIPLAKVES